Proteins co-encoded in one Nicotiana sylvestris chromosome 7, ASM39365v2, whole genome shotgun sequence genomic window:
- the LOC138873666 gene encoding uncharacterized protein: MPPKTTAASTGQKATKVPEREISYTMDSDPSEIMGSIEEDPSEDPYEPSVRVVSTTLAVDGVRGVPTSPRPLVSQPVDQGLGDRVSIRPSLNGEEGTSKPDKVKKRNKEASVDSPKSEKPKARWPRANAQVSTLAAMASPCIEVEGDVDDDDENPLVQMAKRGAEAPQVVGQKAAESGVAKKMYDHAFYRLQDELSCCRKELKKLTSVLKESEASSARKGEELSGLRASLEQVRLERAGLAEKEEVATKNAEILELRGKNEVVTSDRDLLQSELALIQGLLRSAQKEAVALSVAKYEAEENASSYMKDVATMNERSREILEKTEQKLTRAITYSRSKARREALEEASAKGVDISTEIKEARVLEEESAFSATSNEGSGDEPENSGGEK; the protein is encoded by the exons atgcctccgaagactacagccgctagcacgggtcagaaggctacgaaggtgccagaaagagagataagttatactatggattcagacccatcagagatcatgggttctattgaggaggatccatccgagGATCCATATGAGCCATCCGTTCGAGTTGTTTCGACCACTCTGGCagtagatggggtgagaggagttccgacctcaccaaggcccttagtttcacagcccgttgatcagg GCCTCGGGGATAGAGTGTCGATCAGGCCATCTCTTAATGGTGAGGAAGGGACCTCGAAACCCGATAAGGTCAAGAAGAGGAACAAGGAAGCGTCGGTTGATTCTCCCAAATCAGAGAAACCTAAAGCTCGCTGGCCTCGGGCTAACGCCCAGGTCTCGACTTTGGCTGCTATGGCAAGTCCCTGTATCGAGGTTGAAggtgatgttgatgatgatgatgaaaacCCTCTAGTACAAATGGCGAAACGAGGTGCAGAAGCTCCGCAAGTTGTTGGCCAGAAAGCTGCCGAATCGGGGGTG GCTAAGAAAATGTACGATCATGCCTTTTATAGGCTTCAAGATGAGCTTTCGTGCTGCAGGAAGGAGCTCAAAAAGCTCACCTCGGTGTTGAAGGAGTCGGAGGCCTCCTCTGCCCGAAAGGGGGAGGAGTTGAGCGGGCTTCGGGCAAGTTTGGAACAAGTGCGCCTTGAAAGGGCTGGCCTTGCTGAGAAG GAAGAGGTTGCAACCAAGAATGCGGAGATCCTCGAGCTGAGGGGGAAAAATGAGGTTGTGACCTCGGATAGAGACCTTTTACAGTCGGAGTTGGCATTGATCCAGGGTCTTCTCCGGAGTGCTCAGAAGGAGGCAGTTGCACTATCCGTGGCCAAGTATGAGGCCGAAGAAAATGCGTCTTCATACATGAAAGATGTCGCTACTATGAATGAACGATCCCGAGAGATATTAGAGAAGACGGAGCAAAAGCTGACCCGGGCTATCACTTACTCTCGTTCAAAGGCAAGGAGGGAGGCTCTTGAGGAAGCAAGCGCCAAAGGCGTCGATATCTCAACTGAGATTAAGGAAGCCCGAGTCTTGGAGGAAGAATCGGCATTTTCGGCCACTTCAAACGAGGGTTCAGGAGATGAACCAGAGAATAGTGGTGGTGAAAAATAG
- the LOC138873667 gene encoding uncharacterized protein, whose protein sequence is MAIDMNIQELLELRKGFTKTEFRHVPRVQNEFADPLAALSSMIQHPDKNFIDPIPVKIHDHPTYCAHVEEEADGRPWFHDIKEYLGKGECPELANPTQKRTLRRLSNNFFHSG, encoded by the exons atggccattgacatgaacattcaagaattgcta gagttgaggaaggggttcacaaagacagagttccggcatgttcccagagtccagaatgagtttgccgatccATTGGCTgccctatcatctatgattcaacatccagataagaacttcatAGATCCTATTCCGGTTAAGATTCATGATCATCcaacttactgtgctcatgtcgaggaagaagcggatggaagaccttggtttcatgatatcaaggaatacttgggaAAAGGAGAATGCCCAGAGCTCGCAAATcccactcagaagcgcacacttcggaggttatctaacaatttctttcacagcggatga